One window of Desulfobacca acetoxidans DSM 11109 genomic DNA carries:
- the fusA gene encoding elongation factor G has protein sequence MTSNIPISRIRDIGIMAHIDAGKTTTTERILYYTGVTYKIGEVHDGQAVMDWMEQEQERGITITSAATTCFWKDHRINIIDTPGHVDFTIEVERSLRVLDGAIAVFDAVAGVEPQSETVWRQADRYNVPRLAFINKMDRIGADVFRTLRMIIDRLQANPVLIQLPLGSEDKFQGIIDLIEMQALIYDEDNLGATYRVAQIPAEATSQAEEYRNRMVATLAELDDEIMRCYLEDEPVEAAALRNVLRRGTIGLKVTPVLCGSAFKNKGIQPLLDAVINYLPAPNDVPPIQGINDRGEIVQRPADEKGPLTALAFKLLSDPYVGHLTFLRLYSGTLFSGSSVYNANKGTKEKIGRLLKMHANKREEIKEASAGDIIAAVGLRQTSTGDTLCDERAPIILESLEIPVPVIDVAIEPKTKADQDKLGQALNKIMAEDPSFRVHTDAQTGQTIIAGMGELHLEIIVDRLMREFKVDAQVGQPQVSYRETITQPVEAEGRFIRQTGGRGQFGHVWLKLQPLPPGTGVEFEDHIVGGVVPREYIPAVEKGVREALENGVLAGFPMVDVHVSLVDGSYHEVDSSERAFHIAGSMALKEGAKKAKPILLEPVMSLEVVAPEEFVGEAIGDLNSRRGRIKNLESRKGLQIIQAEAPLATMFGYATDLRNATQGRATFTMQFDHYEPVPQSLAEEIIGRSRP, from the coding sequence TTGACTTCTAACATCCCAATATCGCGAATTCGGGATATTGGCATCATGGCCCATATAGATGCGGGCAAGACAACAACAACGGAGCGCATCCTTTACTATACCGGGGTGACGTACAAAATAGGGGAGGTCCACGACGGTCAGGCGGTAATGGATTGGATGGAGCAGGAACAGGAGCGGGGAATCACCATTACCTCGGCTGCAACCACCTGTTTCTGGAAGGACCATCGGATCAATATTATTGACACCCCTGGCCATGTTGATTTTACCATTGAGGTGGAGCGTTCTCTGCGGGTACTTGACGGTGCAATTGCGGTTTTCGATGCCGTCGCGGGGGTGGAACCGCAGTCGGAAACAGTATGGCGGCAAGCAGATCGCTATAATGTACCGCGCTTAGCTTTTATCAATAAGATGGATAGGATCGGCGCAGACGTTTTTCGCACCCTGCGGATGATTATTGATAGATTGCAGGCCAACCCGGTGCTTATCCAACTGCCTTTAGGCAGTGAAGACAAATTCCAAGGAATTATAGATCTTATCGAAATGCAAGCGTTGATTTACGACGAAGATAATTTAGGGGCCACATACCGGGTGGCCCAGATCCCTGCGGAGGCCACTTCTCAGGCCGAGGAATATCGCAACCGCATGGTGGCAACGCTGGCTGAGTTGGATGATGAGATCATGAGATGCTATCTGGAAGACGAACCGGTGGAAGCGGCCGCTCTCCGTAATGTCTTGCGCCGAGGGACCATTGGCCTCAAGGTAACGCCGGTTCTTTGTGGGTCCGCCTTCAAAAACAAGGGCATCCAGCCCCTGTTGGATGCAGTAATCAATTATCTCCCGGCCCCAAACGACGTTCCTCCTATCCAAGGCATAAACGACCGCGGAGAGATTGTCCAACGGCCGGCCGACGAAAAAGGTCCCTTGACTGCGTTGGCCTTCAAACTGCTTTCCGATCCTTACGTTGGACACTTAACGTTCCTGCGCCTCTACTCTGGAACTCTTTTCAGCGGCAGTTCGGTGTATAACGCCAACAAGGGAACGAAAGAGAAGATCGGTCGCCTCCTGAAGATGCACGCCAACAAACGTGAAGAAATCAAGGAAGCCAGCGCCGGGGATATCATTGCCGCAGTCGGATTGCGTCAGACCAGCACCGGAGACACCCTGTGCGATGAACGGGCGCCGATCATTCTTGAGAGTTTGGAAATACCGGTCCCGGTGATTGACGTTGCCATCGAACCCAAGACCAAAGCCGATCAGGATAAGTTAGGACAGGCGCTGAACAAGATCATGGCTGAAGATCCGTCTTTTCGAGTACATACCGACGCTCAGACGGGCCAGACCATTATCGCCGGAATGGGAGAGCTACACCTGGAGATCATCGTTGACCGCCTGATGCGGGAGTTTAAGGTCGATGCCCAGGTGGGACAGCCTCAAGTTTCTTACCGGGAGACCATCACCCAGCCGGTTGAAGCAGAAGGGCGATTTATTCGTCAAACCGGTGGACGCGGCCAATTCGGGCATGTCTGGTTAAAGCTCCAGCCTTTGCCTCCGGGGACAGGCGTTGAATTCGAAGATCACATCGTGGGCGGAGTGGTTCCCAGGGAGTATATTCCGGCAGTCGAGAAGGGCGTCCGGGAGGCTTTGGAAAACGGGGTGCTGGCCGGATTCCCGATGGTTGATGTGCATGTTTCTCTGGTGGATGGCTCTTATCACGAGGTCGACTCCTCGGAACGGGCCTTTCACATCGCCGGATCCATGGCTCTCAAAGAAGGCGCCAAGAAAGCAAAGCCCATTTTGTTGGAGCCGGTTATGAGTCTGGAAGTAGTTGCCCCCGAGGAATTTGTCGGCGAGGCCATCGGCGATCTAAACTCTCGCAGAGGCAGGATCAAGAATTTGGAGAGCCGGAAGGGGCTGCAGATCATTCAGGCAGAAGCGCCGCTGGCCACAATGTTCGGATATGCCACCGACCTGCGCAATGCCACTCAGGGACGGGCTACTTTCACGATGCAATTTGACCACTATGAGCCGGTACCTCAAAGTCTGGCAGAAGAGATTATCGGTCGCAGCAGGCCTTAG
- the tuf gene encoding elongation factor Tu — protein MAKKKFERKKPHVNIGTIGHIDHGKTTLTAAITKHLSLKGMAEYVPFDQIDKAPEEKERGITIATAHVEYETDNRHYAHVDCPGHADYIKNMITGAAQMDGAILVVGADDGPMPQTREHILLARQVGVPYIVVFLNKVDMVDDPELIELVELELRELLSKYDFPGDDIPIVKGSALKALESDDPKSEAAACIFELMKAVDGYIPEPVRDVDKPFLMPIEDVFSISGRGTVVTGRVERGIIKVQEEVEIVGFGPTFKTVCTGVEMFRKILDQGQAGDNIGILLRGTKKDEVERGQVVAKPGSITPHTKFKAEVYVLNKEEGGRHTPFFSGYRPQFYLRTTDVTGVVTLPEGVEMVMPGDNVAIEVHLITPVALEKELRFAIREGGRTVGAGVVTEIVE, from the coding sequence ATGGCCAAGAAGAAGTTTGAGCGGAAGAAGCCCCACGTCAACATCGGTACGATCGGGCATATTGACCATGGCAAGACAACGCTGACGGCGGCGATTACCAAACATCTGTCGTTGAAAGGGATGGCGGAATACGTGCCTTTTGACCAGATCGACAAGGCGCCGGAAGAAAAAGAGCGGGGGATCACCATTGCCACGGCCCACGTCGAATACGAGACGGACAATCGCCATTATGCCCATGTGGATTGTCCGGGGCACGCCGACTATATCAAGAACATGATCACCGGAGCGGCCCAGATGGACGGCGCCATCCTGGTGGTGGGAGCCGACGACGGTCCCATGCCCCAGACCCGGGAGCACATCCTGCTGGCCCGGCAGGTGGGCGTACCCTACATCGTCGTCTTCCTGAACAAAGTGGACATGGTGGACGACCCCGAGCTCATCGAACTGGTGGAACTGGAACTGCGAGAGTTGCTCTCCAAATACGATTTTCCGGGGGATGATATCCCGATCGTCAAGGGTTCGGCCCTGAAGGCGCTGGAATCGGACGACCCCAAATCCGAGGCGGCGGCCTGTATCTTCGAGCTGATGAAGGCGGTAGATGGCTATATCCCCGAGCCGGTCCGGGATGTCGACAAACCCTTCCTGATGCCCATCGAAGACGTCTTCTCTATCTCGGGACGGGGTACCGTCGTCACCGGCCGGGTGGAGCGGGGCATCATCAAGGTCCAGGAGGAAGTCGAGATCGTCGGGTTCGGCCCCACCTTCAAGACCGTTTGCACCGGGGTGGAGATGTTCCGCAAGATCCTGGACCAGGGACAGGCGGGCGATAATATCGGCATCCTGCTGCGCGGCACCAAGAAAGATGAGGTGGAGCGCGGCCAGGTAGTAGCCAAGCCGGGTTCGATCACCCCCCACACCAAGTTCAAGGCCGAGGTCTACGTCCTCAATAAAGAGGAAGGCGGGCGTCACACCCCCTTCTTCAGCGGCTACCGGCCCCAATTCTACCTGCGCACTACCGACGTCACCGGTGTCGTTACCCTGCCGGAAGGAGTGGAGATGGTGATGCCGGGGGACAACGTCGCCATCGAA